Genomic DNA from Thermotoga petrophila RKU-1:
AAAAAGATAGGAACGGGAAGTTTGAGGGACTACGATCGCGACACCATCATACAAATGATGATAGGAAGGAAAATATCGGAAATGTATCCCAAATTTAACAAGTGTACAGAAGAAGTGCTTTTTGAAGTGGAGGAATTTTCTGTGCCAGGTTATGTAGAACCTCTTTCCTTCGAATTAAGAAAGGGAGAAATTTTCGGAATAGCTGGGCTAGTAGGCTGCGGTAAGAGCGAACTTGCTTTGGGACTTTTTGGGGCACTGAAACCACATTTCAAAAGAATGGTGCTTTTTGGAAAAGAAATAAAAAGACTAGATAGTCCTTTAGATGCTTTAGAAAATGGTATCATTATGGTTCCGGAAGATAGAAAAACCCTGGGACTCGTTCTCGAACTGAGTGTAATGAAAAACATTATCCTTCCAAATACAGATATTGTTTCGCGGTTCATAAAGATAGACTGGAAACAATCGGCTAGAATCGCTGAGCGCTTCGTAAGACAACTGAATATTAAGACTCCCTCCATCAAACAGCTGGTTAAAAATCTGTCAGGTGGTAATCAACAAAAGGTAGTGATAGCGAAATATTTGGTGAAGAAGCCACGACTCGCCGTGTTCGTGGAACCAACCCGCGGTATCGATGTGGGATCTAAGGTAGAAATTTATGAGTTGATGAATCACCTGGCAAACGAGGGGACTGGGATTATCTTCATTTCTTCTGAGTTACCAGAGATAGTTAATCTGTGCGATCGGGTAATGGTCATGCATAGAGGCAGAATGACAGCATTGCTGGAGAAAGATGAAATATCCCAAGAAAACATCATGAAAGCTGCAGTGGGGGTGCAAGTGAAATGAAAAAGATATGGAATCTTATGAGAAGATACCCGGTAGTTGTTGGATTCGTTGCACTGTTGGTCGCTCTGTCGATTCTTTCCGATAGATTTCTAACGATTTCCAATCTGCTCAACGTGTTGAGACAGGTTTCTGTTCAAGCAATCATAGCCTTTGGGATGACAATTGTCATCATTTCTGGTGGAATAGACCTTTCAGTGGGATCTGTTTTTGCTTTCAGTGCTGTTGTACTCGCGTCAATTCTGAAGCAAGGATCCATTTTTCTAGCTATGTTGGCAGGCCTGGGAGTTGGTGCTCTTTTTGGTCTTTTCAATGGCTTTGTGATAGCCAAGGCGAAACTACAACCTTTCATTGTAACGCTCGCAACGATGGCAATTGCCAGAAGCTTTACCCTTCTGTACACAAACGGTATGCCAATAACGGGGTTCAGCGATGCCTTCAGGTTCATTGGACGTGGAGAGATTTTCTCGATCCCTGTTCCTGTTTTCATCATGTTTGGAGTGTTTTTTCTAACTTGGTATCTCCTTTCCCAAACAAAACTTGGTTTGTACGCATATTCAATAGGTGGCAATGAGGAAGCAACAAGGTTAAGTGGCGTCAACGTTGACAATTACAAAATGATTTTTTACATCGTGAGTGGGGTATATTCTGCTATCAGCGCCATGATCTTAACAGCGAGGCTTAACAGCGCTCAACCCATTTTTGGACAAGGATACGAACTTGATGCCATCGCGGCGGTGGTTCTGGGTGGAGCAAGCCTTTCTGGAGGGAAAGGAACAGTATTTGGAACACTCTTTGGAGCTTTGATCATGGGAATCATAAACAACGGTCTCAATTTGCTGAATGTTTCACCATTTTATCAACAAGCAGTAAAAGGAAGTATCATTCTGGCGGCGGTCCTTCTGGAAAGAGAGAAATAAGCACCCAGAAAATCTCAGGGAGGTGGTGGTATGAGGAAGTTGGTATTCACTTTGCTGGCGGTACTTCTTATGCTGGGAGTAGCATTCGGCGCAAAGTACGTTGTAGGACTCTCACTATCAACATTGAATAACCCGTTCTTCGTAACATTGAGAGATGGCGCTGTAGATACAGCAAAGAAACTAGGAATCGATTTGATTGTTTTGGATGCTCAGGATAACCCAGCGAAGCAGCTCAACGATATTGAAGACTTGATCCAAAGAGGTGTTGATCTCATCATCATTAACCCAACTGATAGCGACGCAATTGTATCAGCCGTGGAAAGTGCAAACGAAGCGGGGATTCCTGTTATAACAGTGGATAGGGCTTCAAATGGAGGAAAAGTAGTGTGCCACATTGCCTCTGATAACGTTGAAGGTGGAAGAATGGCAGCAAGGTACATAGCGAAAGTTTTAAACGGAAAGGGGAAGGTAGTGGAACTTGTAGGTATTCCTGGAACATCCGCAGCAAGAGATAGAGGGAAGGGCTTTGAAGAGGAACTCGCGAAATATCCTGGCTTACAGCTTGTAGCGAAGCAAACTGCTAACTTCAACAGAGCAGAGGGGCTCACAGTGATGGAAAACATCCTTGAAGCACATCCTGACATCGATGCTGTTTTTGCTCAAAATGATGAAATGGCGCTGGGAGCCATTGAAGCTATCAAAGCGGCTGGAAAACTCGATGACATAATCGTAGTAGGATTCGATGCCATTCCTGATGCAATAGAAGCTATCAAGAAGGGAGAAATGGAAGCAACTATTGCGCAGCAACCATACCTGATGGGTCAGCTGGCAGTCACAAAAGCGTTTGAATATCTGACAACAGGTACAGTCTTCTTCCCGGTTGAATTGAAGCTTGTAACTACTGAAAACGTCGAGTGAAGAGCCTAAGGAGGGTGGGAATTCTTCCCACCCTCTTTTATAAAATACCTCTCTTTCTCAAATTTTCCACCACGAATGAATATTTTTCCAGATACTCCTTCTCTATCCTGCAAGGAACGGGAAGTTTCTTTTTGAGTTCACTCAGTCCTTCTTCGCCGAATAGATCGTACATTACGGCAACCCAGAAACGCACCTTTCCATACAGGTTCTCCAGGGCTTTCAGCTGATAGTGGAAATACCGCCCATCCGCGCCGGTTATTCGTTCAAAGTTTTCTTCGTCCCAGCCCTTCACATTCACTCTCACAAGAACATCAAAGTCAGTGAAAAGATCCACCAGGGATGGATCGTAGCCAAACAAAATGCCGTTTGTCTCCAGGATGAACGTTCCTTTCACGAGTTTCATCACTTCTTTTGTGTGTTCTGCCGATTTTCTTCCAAGAATCGGCTCTGCGCCGCTGATCCTGAAAAGATCGCATCTTCTTTTTCTTGAGATCTCCACGAGTTTTTCTGCCACCTCTTCCGGTGAGAAAAAGTCTCCCACCTTCTCTAGCCTCATGTTCTTGAAGTAGTTCCAGCAGTAAGCACAGAGCAGATTACACCCGACAGAGTCTGCCGTTACGATCCCACCATAATACAGAGAGTACCTGAACCTGTAGTATTTTCTCTCTCCGTCTTTCATAACAAGGTTTTCTATCTTCTTTGACCTTTCAACCGGATCGAATCCCATGATATTCCCTCCGGTTTATAATGTACACGATGATCACGGCCGGCGTGGATGGTACCCGAAGAGGATGGGTGTACGCCCTGGTCGAAGAACGCAAAGTTTTGGAGATAGGTCTCATGGAACGCTTTTCGTTCCTGGGATTTCCTGTGCTTGTGGACATTCCCATAGGGCTTCCGGAGACCGGTGAAAGAGTGTGTGACAGACTCGCACGGAAGATCCTTTCAAGGCGGGCAGGATGTGTGTTCACCGTGCCTGTCAGAGAAGCGGTTTATCAGAAAACCTATGAGGACGCTCTGATGATCAACAGGAAAAAGCAGGGAAAGGGATTTTCTGTTCAGTTCTGGAACATCGTGGAAAAAGTGAGGGAAGTGGATCTCTTCTTGAGAGAAAATCCTTCGCTGGTTAGTGTGATCAAAGAATCTCATCCAGAGCTTTGCTTTTTGAGGCTTTCTGGAAGACTTCTTGCCTCAAAACACACAGAAGAAGGAATTAAGCAGAGAATAGATGTTCTGAGGAGATTCCTCACACTCGATGTGAAAGAACTGAAAAAGACTGAAGAAAGACTGAAAGTTGCCCTTCACGACCTTCTCGACGCTCTGGTACTTGCCCTCTCCGGACAGTTCTCACTGGAGACGATCCCCGAAAACCCACCGAACGATCGCTACGGTCTTCCGATGAGCATAAAAATCCCAAAGATCATCAATGGAAGATGGAACTTTCTGTCTACCGTGTCTCCCTCACGTTTTCCCAGCGTTTTGCTTCAGAGTCTGGTAGGATATTAAAGGATGAAAAAAATCACCATCAGAGCCTTTACCTCTCTTCAAAAGAGCCAAGGTTTCAGAAGGTGAAGCAGGAAAAACGCTAAGGGAGAAACTTCCAGGTATCTGCGAAAGATTATTCAACCTCATCGTGATGAAAATCCACAAAAGCGTGCCCGTGTGGAAGTAGCGGATTAGAGAGGTTGGAAAATAAAAAAGCCAGCGTTGATGAATTCAAGGACCCTGAACACATGAAATTCTCCTGATGAGGAGGGAAAGTATGAAAAAAGCGACAAGTTTGATAATGCTGATTCTCACCGCCACGATCTTCGCCGTGCATCCTCTGGACGTTCTCACTCGAGAAAGAGGAACTTCTCTTTACGAAACGAAGATCTCAACCACTACCCAGGAGGGTGAGGAAATATACGTTCTCAAATCCTATGGAATGAAATGGCAGGAGATTCAGTGGTTTCACAGGGTGGGTATCATTCTTCCATCCAATCTACGATACAAAGATCGAGCATTCCTGCTGATAACAGGTGGGAGCAGGAAAGAGGAAAACGAAGGTTACTACAGGTCGTTTCTGGAGGACGTCCTGGAGTATCTGTGGGTGGCGAGGATGTTTGAGTCTCCCTTCGTGGTTGTGGGTGATGTTCCCAATCAGCCGATCTTTGGTCTCAGAGAAGATGCGTTGATTGCAGAGACGTTCAGAATGTACCTTGAAAAACCCGATCCATACCTTCCTCTCCTTGTTCCCATGACGTACGGTGTGATAAAGGCCATGGACACAGCGCAGGATTTCCTTGAGAAAAAAGGCATAGAAATCAAAGGCTTCATGGTTTCAGGGGCTTCCAAAAGAGGGTGGACCACGTATCTTACGGCGATCTTTGACCCGCGTGTTTTCGCCATCGCTCCTATGGTGTACGACAATCTGAACATAGAAGCCCAGCTCTTGCATCAAAAGGAGTACTACAGCACTTACAGCGAAAAACTCAAAGATTATCAGGAAAGAGGGCTCTTCGAAATTCTCGAAAGTGATCTGGGAAAAAGGCTCCTTGAAATGGTCGATCCTTACGCTATGAGATTGAGACTCTCTCTTCCAAAAATCCTCGTGCTTGGCACCAACGATGAATACTGGACCGTGGATTCGGCGAACCTCTACGTGGACGACCTCCCGGGCGAAACCTTTCTCTTCTACTCCCCGAACGATCCTCACAACCTGAAGAATGTGAAGGAGATAATAGAGACTCTCTCTTCGTTCTTCAAGATGTATCCCAAACTACCGAAGGTGGAATTTTCCTACGAGGGCGGTAAAATACTCGTTGAAAAGATCCCGGAAATTGTAGACGCGGAACTGTGGTTTGCAAGATCGAAGAGCAGAGATTTCAGAAAGACGGTGTGGCTTAGGCGTGGCGTGGAAGAAACCGATTATTCGCTGATCGGGGTACCTCCTGAAAAGCCTGAAGGTTTTTATCAAGCGTACTTCTTGAGAGTCACTCTCGAAATCAATGGGTTGAGGATGAAGCTTTGCAGTAAGATGATAGTGGAATAGCGGGGTGAAATCTTGGGAAAATGTAGTTGGTGAATCTAATAGTCCAAGTGAAGACTCAATAGACTGTGTAGAATATGAGTTCTCCAGAATCGGTGCAGAGAACAGCGAATTCTTTTTCTGAGATCTTGAAAATCTTCAGAGGATACTTTCCCGTTTTAACCGTTTGAACGACTCTATCGTTTTTTATTAGATATATCTCTTCCGCTTCCACAGAAAGTGCCACCAGATAGTTTCCTATCTCCTCGAGGTAGAGCACAGGGTGCGGCACGTTGATTTGTCTTACACTGCCGTTTCTATCCACCACAGATATAACGGGAGAGACAAGACTGGCAACTGCAAGATCGGGACCATAGAAGGAAATACCGTAAGCAAAATCAGGAAGGTTTTTCTCCCAC
This window encodes:
- the rbsB gene encoding ribose ABC transporter substrate-binding protein RbsB → MRKLVFTLLAVLLMLGVAFGAKYVVGLSLSTLNNPFFVTLRDGAVDTAKKLGIDLIVLDAQDNPAKQLNDIEDLIQRGVDLIIINPTDSDAIVSAVESANEAGIPVITVDRASNGGKVVCHIASDNVEGGRMAARYIAKVLNGKGKVVELVGIPGTSAARDRGKGFEEELAKYPGLQLVAKQTANFNRAEGLTVMENILEAHPDIDAVFAQNDEMALGAIEAIKAAGKLDDIIVVGFDAIPDAIEAIKKGEMEATIAQQPYLMGQLAVTKAFEYLTTGTVFFPVELKLVTTENVE
- a CDS encoding DUF429 domain-containing protein is translated as MITAGVDGTRRGWVYALVEERKVLEIGLMERFSFLGFPVLVDIPIGLPETGERVCDRLARKILSRRAGCVFTVPVREAVYQKTYEDALMINRKKQGKGFSVQFWNIVEKVREVDLFLRENPSLVSVIKESHPELCFLRLSGRLLASKHTEEGIKQRIDVLRRFLTLDVKELKKTEERLKVALHDLLDALVLALSGQFSLETIPENPPNDRYGLPMSIKIPKIINGRWNFLSTVSPSRFPSVLLQSLVGY
- a CDS encoding ABC transporter permease, producing the protein MKKIWNLMRRYPVVVGFVALLVALSILSDRFLTISNLLNVLRQVSVQAIIAFGMTIVIISGGIDLSVGSVFAFSAVVLASILKQGSIFLAMLAGLGVGALFGLFNGFVIAKAKLQPFIVTLATMAIARSFTLLYTNGMPITGFSDAFRFIGRGEIFSIPVPVFIMFGVFFLTWYLLSQTKLGLYAYSIGGNEEATRLSGVNVDNYKMIFYIVSGVYSAISAMILTARLNSAQPIFGQGYELDAIAAVVLGGASLSGGKGTVFGTLFGALIMGIINNGLNLLNVSPFYQQAVKGSIILAAVLLEREK
- a CDS encoding radical SAM protein — translated: MGFDPVERSKKIENLVMKDGERKYYRFRYSLYYGGIVTADSVGCNLLCAYCWNYFKNMRLEKVGDFFSPEEVAEKLVEISRKRRCDLFRISGAEPILGRKSAEHTKEVMKLVKGTFILETNGILFGYDPSLVDLFTDFDVLVRVNVKGWDEENFERITGADGRYFHYQLKALENLYGKVRFWVAVMYDLFGEEGLSELKKKLPVPCRIEKEYLEKYSFVVENLRKRGIL
- a CDS encoding sugar ABC transporter ATP-binding protein, giving the protein MKLLEMKQITKRFPGVVALDKVDFDLERGEIHALVGENGAGKSTLMKILSGILKPDEGKIFLDGKEVTFNSILEAQSHGISMIHQELNLCENLTVAENIFLGLEENWNVSKKNLVRKAGELLKQLEFDIQPDKKVEELSVSEKQLVSIAKALSRKVKILIMDEPTATITEHEVKRLFEIMRDLKNRGISIIFISHRLDEIFEIADRVTVLRDGKKIGTGSLRDYDRDTIIQMMIGRKISEMYPKFNKCTEEVLFEVEEFSVPGYVEPLSFELRKGEIFGIAGLVGCGKSELALGLFGALKPHFKRMVLFGKEIKRLDSPLDALENGIIMVPEDRKTLGLVLELSVMKNIILPNTDIVSRFIKIDWKQSARIAERFVRQLNIKTPSIKQLVKNLSGGNQQKVVIAKYLVKKPRLAVFVEPTRGIDVGSKVEIYELMNHLANEGTGIIFISSELPEIVNLCDRVMVMHRGRMTALLEKDEISQENIMKAAVGVQVK
- a CDS encoding PhoPQ-activated pathogenicity-related family protein yields the protein MKKATSLIMLILTATIFAVHPLDVLTRERGTSLYETKISTTTQEGEEIYVLKSYGMKWQEIQWFHRVGIILPSNLRYKDRAFLLITGGSRKEENEGYYRSFLEDVLEYLWVARMFESPFVVVGDVPNQPIFGLREDALIAETFRMYLEKPDPYLPLLVPMTYGVIKAMDTAQDFLEKKGIEIKGFMVSGASKRGWTTYLTAIFDPRVFAIAPMVYDNLNIEAQLLHQKEYYSTYSEKLKDYQERGLFEILESDLGKRLLEMVDPYAMRLRLSLPKILVLGTNDEYWTVDSANLYVDDLPGETFLFYSPNDPHNLKNVKEIIETLSSFFKMYPKLPKVEFSYEGGKILVEKIPEIVDAELWFARSKSRDFRKTVWLRRGVEETDYSLIGVPPEKPEGFYQAYFLRVTLEINGLRMKLCSKMIVE